The following proteins are co-located in the Stegostoma tigrinum isolate sSteTig4 chromosome 39, sSteTig4.hap1, whole genome shotgun sequence genome:
- the opa3 gene encoding optic atrophy 3 protein homolog translates to MVVGAYPIAKLLMLGIRQVSRPLANSIKASARRNQFFKRYICLPPAQVYHWIEMKTKMRIMGFKSGQVQPLSEEVAADLGAELLGEGIVFFIGGACIFAEYMRQSANSARKEEELNSTLQTLQEQVAQLSLTVEELDARIRENHRLVHSLPQASK, encoded by the exons ATGGTGGTCGGCGCCTACCCCATCGCCAAGCTGCTGATGCTTGGGATCCGCCAGGTCAGCCGGCCGCTAGCCAACTCCATCAAGGCCAGCGCCCGGAGGAATCAGTTCTTTAAGCGTTACATCTGCTTGCCCCCGGCGCAGG TCTATCACTGGATTGAAATGAAAACCAAGATGAGGATCATGGGGTTCAAAAGTGGCCAGGTGCAACCGTTGAGCGAGGAGGTGGCAGCAGACCTGGGTGCTGAGCTCCTGGGAGAGGGGATTGTGTTCTTTATCGGAGGTGCCTGCATCTTTGCCGAGTACATGAGGCAGTCCGCCAACTCAGCGAGGAAGGAGGAGGAATTGAACAGCACGTTGCAGACCCTGCAGGAGCAGGTCGCCCAGCTCTCCCTGACTGTCGAGGAACTCGACGCCCGCATCCGAGAAAACCATCGCCTTGTCCACTCACTGCCTCAGGCCTCGAAGTAG